The genomic DNA GCAAATGTCAAAACTAGCAGACTCTGACAAGGGATTACGAAGGCCCACAGCAGACGGCCTTCTGCTGCCTTTGGGTGTGGGCACGAGGAGTTTGTCACGGCTGATAATTAATTGTGCTCATATATTAGTCAAGACTGACTAACCGCGGTAATGTTTTGGCGCGATGGCTGGGGCACAGACGGGATGTGGGGACTTGGATCCTGGCCGGGATGATGGGGCTTCCTCGGTGTGTCGACATGCCCCCCAGGCCGCTGGAAAACATCACCTGCACGCTCAACGGCAATCAGGGCCCGTGAAGACGAACGGATAATGAAAAATTGGCGGCGCCTCTCCCTTTGAGAAGCGCCGCTCACAGTCACAGTCTAAGTCCGTTGACTCTCTTGTGCTCGCGAATTATGCGCGGTTCTTGCGAACACGCCGCGCTGCCGCCAATCCGGCAATCCCGATACCCATCAACGCAATCGTGGAAGGTTCGGGGACAATGAGATTTGGATCGGACGTGCTGGTTCCGTACTGGAAGTTCACGTTCGAGATGTCGCTGAGGCTCAAAGAGCCCTCGTAGCCGAACACAAACTGAACTGAGCCACCAACAATAACGGGCACGCCCGTGACCTTCGAATTCGCAGTGCCCGAAATCGCAGACGCCAACCCAAAGTTGGCGCCATCCGGCGACGCTGGCGGGGAAAGGACATCGTCGGGTTTCGATGTGTCAAAACGGTCACCCGGCCCGAAGTAGCCTAACCCGCTGGCCTCTATACCATATTGAGCACCACGGAAGGCCGAGCCAGAGAGGTCCCCGAGAAAAGCGAATTCGGTTCCCACGTCCGGCAAGAGTTCGTACCCGGCGGGCTGTACGAAGGGCGCGCCATTCTGAATAACCTGCGCCCCGTTAACCAACNNNNNNNNNNNNNNNNNNNNNNNNNNNNNNNNNNNNNNNNNNNNNNNNNNNNNNNNNNNNNNNNNNNNNNNNNNNNNNNNNNNNNNNNNNNNNNNNNNNNTGTAGAGCACGCGGTCGTGTAACCGATTGGGCAACTCTTTCCAGAATTCGATTTGAGCGGGTCTCAATCGGCAGCCCGACCAGAAGGGTGGTCTGGGTACGTCCCGGCCCTGATACTCCAGCCCGGCCCGGGAGAACCGCAGTTCGAGCTCCTCTCTGCTGGCCAGAACAGACGACTGGCGCGACGCCCACGCGCCGAGTTGGCTTTCCCTTGGGCGGGTCGCGAAGTAAGCATCCGCCTCCGCGCCGCTCACCGGGGTTACGCTGCCTTCCACGCGCACCTGCCTGCCGAGTTCCGGCCAGTGGAAACAGAGCGCAGCCCGCGGATTGGCCTTCAAATCCGCGGCTTTCCGGCTGTTGAGGTTTGTATAGAACACAAAACCATCGCTATCAGCATGTTTCAGCAGAACCATTCGAACGGAAGGCTGCCCTCCGGGCGCTACGGTAGCCAGGGCCATGCTCTCGGGCAGATGTACTCCGACTTGACGGGCTTCGCGCAGCCACGTATCGAAAAGCGCAATTGGGTCGGATACGTCAGGTATCAACACAACAAAGCCTTCCGGCGCTGCTCAAGGTGCGCCAGCGGCCAGTCTACTTGACCAAGGCTGCCTTTTTGGAGTTTGAACTGCGCGATTCCTCGACCAAGCGCCCTGTGTCGCTTGCAATAACCGATTCCTCGTCGGTGGGAATGACGAACACGCGAACCCGGGAATCGGCGGCCGAGATATCCGTT from Candidatus Hydrogenedentota bacterium includes the following:
- a CDS encoding PEP-CTERM sorting domain-containing protein; the protein is LVNGAQVIQNGAPFVQPAGYELLPDVGTEFAFLGDLSGSAFRGAQYGIEASGLGYFGPGDRFDTSKPDDVLSPPASPDGANFGLASAISGTANSKVTGVPVIVGGSVQFVFGYEGSLSLSDISNVNFQYGTSTSDPNLIVPEPSTIALMGIGIAGLAAARRVRKNRA
- the pdxH gene encoding pyridoxamine 5'-phosphate oxidase, which translates into the protein MLIPDVSDPIALFDTWLREARQVGVHLPESMALATVAPGGQPSVRMVLLKHADSDGFVFYTNLNSRKAADLKANPRAALCFHWPELGRQVRVEGSVTPVSGAEADAYFATRPRESQLGAWASRQSSVLASREELELRFSRAGLEYQGRDVPRPPFWSGCRLRPAQIEFWKELPNRLHDRVLY